In a single window of the Papaver somniferum cultivar HN1 unplaced genomic scaffold, ASM357369v1 unplaced-scaffold_57, whole genome shotgun sequence genome:
- the LOC113343361 gene encoding cell division control protein 48 homolog C-like, whose translation MSRGTDSSPSLVSLEEIIDRIESCNIDDELGSREIVKRLRSEYPDYEQLNEELFTKRVKKALRQRRLSLPKGVRNGETKISDDRKEVTKEATGLRFEDIGGLKEVLEELKWGVMFPLCNPEVPKELGFKPLAGILLHGPPGCGKTKLAHAIANEAGVPFYKRSAAEVVSGVAGESEENIRNLFSEAHRTAPSIIFIDEIDAIASKRGDLQRDMEQRIVTQLLTCMDEPYQVLATSVKNSGSARSGKRPGYVLVIGATNRPDALDPALRRPGRFDREIALGVPDENARAEILSVVTRNLKLSKDCYFDLAKIAKATPGFVGADLSALATEAGNLAMKRISYSRKPDTEEANINWWSRRLEPGERKDLDIRMTDFEEAVKMVQPSLRREGFSAIPNVKWEDIGGLDFLRKEFDDYIVSRIKYPEEYEEFGVGFEQGFLLYGPPGCGKTSIAKAVANEAGANFIHIKGPELLNKYVGESELAIRTIFSRARTCSPCILFFDEVETITTKRGNDGGRVVERLLTQLLIELDGGDKRKGVFVIGATNRPEVMDEAVKRPGRLGKHMYVPLPGPEERGLILKALTKDKPISEEVDLVAIGLKKSCENLSGADLARVVDKAAMIALLEKRVSQMSVEVGSEMRKWTINETHFDQAVETVSPSVTDEKQRSRCHQESISCFPFFHKLFGVRT comes from the exons ATGTCTAGAGGCACTGATTCCTCTCCTTCACTAGTAAGTCTTGAAGAAATAATTGATCGAATCGAATCATGCAATATTGATGATGAACTTGGAAGTCGTGAAATTGTTAAGCGTCTTCGTTCTGAATATCCAGATTATGAACAACTAAACGAAGAACTGTTTACCAAACGCGTCAAAAAAGCCTTGAGACAGAGAAGATTGTCTCTTCCGAAGGGTGTTAGAAATGGGGAAACGAAAATTAGTGACGATCGTAAGGAAGTGACCAAGGAAGCAACTGGACTGAGATTTGAGGATATCGGAGGATTAAAAGAGGTTTTGGAAGAGTTGAAGTGGGGAGTGATGTTTCCACTTTGCAATCCAGAGGTGCCTAAGGAGTTGGGTTTTAAACCCCTAGCTGGGATATTGCTGCATGGACCACCTGGATGTGGAAAGACTAAGCTTGCTCATGCAATTGCAAATGAAGCTGGAGTTCCTTTTTACAAGAGATCTGCTGCTGAAGTCGTTTCTGGAGTCGCAG GTGAATCCGAAGAGAACATAAGGAACCTGTTCTCGGAAGCACATAGGACAGCTCCGTCAATTATATTCATTGATGAGATTGACGCTATTGCTTCAAAAAGAGGAGATCTACAAAGGGATATGGAACAGCGAATTGTGACACAATTATTGACCTGCATGGATGAGCCATACCAAGTCCTAGCCACTTCAGTGAAAAATTCAGGTTCAGCAAGATCTGGAAAACGACCCGGTTATGTTCTTGTAATTGGAGCGACAAATAGACCTGATGCTCTAGATCCAGCCCTCAGAAGGCCTGGACGATTTGATCGAGAGATTGCTTTGGGTGTTCCTGATGAAAATGCACGAGCTGAAATCCTATCTGTGGTGACACGCAATCTTAAACTTTCGAAGGATTGTTACTTCGATCTTGCAAAAATTGCCAAAGCTACACCAGGTTTTGTTGGAGCTGACTTGTCAGCATTGGCTACCGAGGCTGGTAATCTTGCAATGAAAAGGATAAGTTATAGCAGAAAACCCGATACTGAAGAGGCCAATATCAACTGGTGGAGTCGGCGGCTGGAACCAGGGGAGAGGAAAGACCTTGACATAAGGATGACGGATTTTGAG GAAGCAGTGAAAATGGTCCAGCCATCTTTAAGAAGAGAAGGATTTTCAGCTATTCCCAATGTCAAGTGGGAGGATATTGGAGGGCTTGATTTCTTGAGGAAGGAATTTGACGATTATATTGTCAGTCGTATAAAATACCCTGAGGAATATGAG GAATTTGGTGTAGGTTTTGAGCAAGGATTTTTGCTTTATGGCCCTCCAGGTTGTGGTAAAACTTCAATTGCCAAGGCGGTAGCAAATGAGGCAGGGGCAAATTTCATCCACATTAAG GGTCCTGAACTTCTGAATAAGTACGTGGGAGAGAGTGAGTTGGCCATTCGAACGATATTCAGTCGTGCTAGGACATGTTCTCCCTGCATTCTTTTCTTTGATGAG GTAGAAACAATAACAACAAAGAGGGGAAACGATGGAGGGAGGGTTGTTGAGCGGCTTTTGACCCAG TTACTCATAGAGCTAGATGGGGGTGACAAGCGAAAAGGTGTTTTTGTGATTGGTGCTACAAACAG GCCGGAGGTGATGGATGAGGCCGTCAAAAGACCTGGTCGTCTAGGGAAACACATGTATGTCCCCTTGCCGGGTCCGGAAGAACGCGGGTTGATTTTAAAAGCCCTTACCAAGGATAAACCTATATCCGAGGAAGTAGATTTAGTTGCCATTGGTCTGAAAAAATCTTGCGAGAATTTAAGTGGAGCAGATCTTGCTAGAGTG GTTGATAAAGCTGCCATGATTGCTCTGTTGGAAAAGCGAGTTTCGCAAATGTCAGTTGAAGTCGGTTCTGAAATGAGGAAATGGACGATCAATGAAACACACTTTGATCAAGCTGTGGAGACCGTCTCACCATCTGTTACAGACGAG AAGCAGCGAAGTAGATGCCATCAAGAATCAATATCTTGTTTTCCTTTCTTTCACAAATTATTCGGGGTAAGAACTTAA
- the LOC113343259 gene encoding uncharacterized protein LOC113343259: MEMVCERAGDKEKSHKGKNYKYVKKTTRVYKTSSKKIKCPFRIVFKRHPETLLWWMYSIPDGRHNHPPPGTLLGHPSYARLKPHQMEKVRQMKRCRPLKILNAIKAEDKSNLSILSTIYAAKATIKRTEWDGRLIMQQSEWLEEKHNYAMQTKVGPGDKVTHIFLAHPRMMDLAQCFYQVLFIDCTYKTNKYNMSSLNVDSHTSDKQSFTVAW, encoded by the coding sequence ATGGAGATGGTATGCGAGAGAGCGGGGGATAAGGAAAAAAGTCACAAAGGGAAGAACTACAAGTATGTGAAGAAGACGACGAGGGTCTACAAAACTTCGTCGAAGAAGATAAAATGCCCCTTCAGGATTGTTTTCAAAAGGCATCCCGAAACTCTACTATGGTGGATGTATAGTATTCCGGATGGTCGTCACAACCATCCTCCACCTGGTACTCTTTTAGGGCACCCATCATATGCCCGattgaaaccacatcaaatggaaaAGGTTCGGCAGATGAAGCGATGTAGGCCCCTTAAGATTCTAAACGCAATAAAGGCGGAAGATAAGTCAAACTTGTCTATTCTTTCCACAATCTACGCTGCCAAAGCAACGATCAAGagaactgaatgggatggtagattaattatgcaacaatcagagtggttgGAAGAAAAACATAACTATGCCATGCAAACAAAGGTCGGTCCGGGCGACAAAgtgactcatatttttcttgcCCATCCTAGGATGATGGATTTGGCACagtgcttttaccaggtcttgttcaTAGATTGCACCTATAAAACTAACAAGTATAACATGTCGTCGTTGAACGTGGATAGTCATACTTCGGATAAGCAATCATTCACCGTGGCATGGTGA
- the LOC113343260 gene encoding cell division control protein 48 homolog C-like: protein MFGKRVRKALRQRRLSLSEGVTDAKLMKSSDDQKEVIKEAGGLKFNDIGGLKEVLEELKWGVMFPLCNPEVPQGLGFKPTAGILLHGPPGCGKTKLAQAIANEAGVFLYKRSAAEFVSGSAGESEKNIRDLFSEAYKTAPSVIFIDEIDAIASKRGNKLKRDFEQRIVTQLLTCMEEPMSVGSARSRKKAGYVLVIGATNRPDVLDPALRRPGRFDREICLGVPDENARAEILSALTRNLKLSKDCDFDLSNIAKATRGFVGADLSALVTEAGNLAMKRISYSRKPDSEEAKVNWWSRRLEPEERKDLDIRMTDFEEAVKMVQPSLRREGFSAIPNVKWEDIGGLDFLRKEFDDYIVRRIKYPEEYEEFGVGFEQGFLLYGPPGCGKTSIAKAVANEAGVNFIHVKGPELLAKWVGDSELAVRTIFSRARTCSPCILFFDEVDAIAPKRGSGPMEGGRRMVESVLTQLLIELDGGNKRKGVFLIGATNRPEVMDEAIKRPGRLGKHIYVPLPSPEERGLILKALTKGKPISEEVDFGAMGLKKAYENLSGADLARVVDKAGMIALMEKRMWKKSGEVGFEMKKWTINETHFDQAVETVSPSATDKMHFLHHLNHPFGSGKLVNFDSKIISNPCGELFLANGTLYWMGFELEMIVTFNLAEEKFFEHLSPPPLPPSGDWNRTWVLDGFLFFAIYLELNINMAYGH, encoded by the exons ATGTTTGGCAAACGTGTCAGAAAAGCTTTACGACAAAGAAGATTATCTCTTTCAGAGGGCGTCACAGATGCGAAATTGATGAAAAGTAGTGACGATCAGAAGGAAGTGATCAAGGAAGCTGGAGGCCTGAAATTTAATGATATCGGAGGATTAAAAGAGGTTTTGGAAGAGTTGAAGTGGGGAGTAATGTTTCCACTTTGCAATCCGGAGGTGCCTCAGGGGTTGGGTTTTAAACCCACAGCTGGGATCTTGCTGCATGGACCACCTGGATGTGGAAAAACTAAACTTGCCCAAGCCATTGCAAATGAAGCTGGAGTTTTTTTGTACAAGAGATCTGCTGCTGAATTTGTTTCTGGGTCCGCAG GTGAATCCGAAAAGAACATACGCGATCTGTTCTCAGAAGCATACAAGACAGCTCCTTCAGTTATATTCATCGACGAGATTGATGCTATTGCTTCAAAAAGGGGAAATAAACTAAAAAGGGATTTTGAACAACGAATTGTGACACAGTTATTGACTTGCATGGAGGAGCCCATGTCAGTAGGTTCAGCACGATCTAGAAAAAAAGCCGGTTATGTTCTTGTGATTGGAGCGACAaatagacctgatgttctggatCCAGCTCTTAGAAGGCCTGGGAGATTTGATCGAGAGATTTGCTTAGGTGTTCCTGACGAAAATGCACGAGCTGAAATCTTATCTGCATTGACGCGCAATCTTAAACTTTCGAAGGATTGTGACTTTGATCTTTCAAATATTGCCAAAGCTACACGTGGTTTTGTCGGGGCTGACTTGTCAGCATTGGTTACGGAGGCTGGTAACCTTGCAATGAAAAGGATTAGTTATAGCAGAAAACCCGATAGTGAAGAGGCCAAAGTCAACTGGTGGAGTCGGCGGTTGGAACCAGAGGAGAGGAAAGACCTCGACATAAGGATGACCGACTTTGAG GAAGCGGTGAAAATGGTTCAACCATCTTTAAGAAGAGAAGGATTTTCAGCTATTCCTAATGTCAAGTGGGAGGATATCGGAGGGCTTGATTTCTTGAGGAAGGAATTCGACGATTATATTGTCAGGCGTATTAAATACCCCGAGGAATATGAG GAATTTGGTGTAGGTTTTGAGCAAGGATTTTTGCTTTATGGGCCTCCAGGTTGTGGTAAAACTTCAATCGCGAAGGCTGTAGCAAATGAGGCAGGGGTAAATTTCATCCACGTTAAG GGACCTGAACTTCTGGCTAAGTGGGTGGGAGACAGTGAGTTGGCAGTTCGAACAATATTCAGTCGTGCTAGAACATGTTCTCCCTGCATCCTTTTCTTTGATGAG GTAGATGCAATAGCACCAAAGCGGGGAAGTGGTCCAATGGAAGGAGGACGACGAATGGTTGAGAGCGTTTTGACCCAG TTACTCATAGAGCTAGATGGGGGTAATAAACGGAAAGGTGTTTTTCTGATTGGTGCTACAAATAG GCCGGAGGTGATGGATGAAGCTATCAAAAGACCTGGTCGTTTagggaaacacatatatgttccTTTGCCGAGTCCAGAAGAACGCGGTTTGATTTTAAAAGCCCTTACCAAGGGTAAACCAATATCTGAGGAGGTAGATTTCGGTGCTATGGGTCTGAAGAAAGCTTATGAGAATCTAAGTGGAGCTGATCTTGCTAGAGTG GTTGACAAAGCTGGCATGATTGCGCTGATGGAGAAGCGAATGTGGAAAAAATCAGGTGAAGTCGGTTTTGAAATGAAGAAATGGACGATCAATGAAACACACTTTGATCAAGCAGTGGAGACCGTCTCACCATCAGCTACAGACAAG ATGCACTTTTTACATCATCTTAATCACCCTTTTGGTTCTGGTAAGCTTGTAAACTTCGATTCTAAAATTATCTCAAATCCTTGTGGAGAACTTTTCCTTGCCAATGGTACTCTTTATTGGATGGGCTTTGAACTAGAAATGATTGTTACCTTCAATTTGGCTGAGGAGAAGTTTTTTGAGCATCTTTCACCGCCTCCTTTGCCACCATCCGGGGATTGGAATAGGACATGGGTTTTGGATGGATTTTTGTTTTTCGCTATTTATCTAGAGCTGAATATTAATATGGCGTATGGCCATTAA